A window of Lytechinus variegatus isolate NC3 chromosome 15, Lvar_3.0, whole genome shotgun sequence contains these coding sequences:
- the LOC121429172 gene encoding uncharacterized protein LOC121429172 produces the protein MSIVISPKVSKDLYEAARVGDVLEIRRLLQDLTFQEARRVLEHSSIVVEPVLNIAVHFKHENVVRDLVEYFGVTVDAKSDEESSPLMQSVLGGNVGILRIISKKLKYPDRGYPIHRVCGGETPNGLQVLKILIHIGANINLKNHKGLTPLMIVCQKRNSQTQDMVKILLQGGAMVNISSPDGNTALHFAIQQTDEMLKELAWDRLNVLKWLVKAGAKLKPNNLGLTPLHLACIKGNAETLTFLSNSFSVDEAELADYHELLASSLYFNKIKRDGKFSIICKLNETHYKAFKHLEIGMKLRTSHETPLWKFTNQIREEGLLYHVETQTFEELHALKNHGEGLLVELILARQRVLPSKAYEDHLMPLIIEYYLYLKNKHHYSQAISLLTHKMRLQLQLTQRKFEHTIIFLLGLFRSYRHSSQWARKDDQKIAEAVITFIEECYESEPSEKRFLLRWLYLTQMHLLYLCLCNPSIGSSDIENIRGLTKRFLSVTRAIKKSVLATYDHCEDAYLFGSCTSEPFRAVVGDNSLHVACRHIPKDESNSNDDRNCTCSFDHPTRLSALLEILHSCGEDINAINSEGKTPLKVLLDRHSTAMTVECRLAVQTLLIEGADPDVKDKLEQTALNSILAGYLSPSCDITCHIELKTVLILLLKSGADPNAQDKRGYTLLHHLMEIYNQGIGQSIQSSHQTAGDNNGFPFQEFVEILQSFGGSADLFTQNGRSALDMCKDEAVENQMRSKLLDAKRNWMTLARIAGRTIRLQKVPYRQVAPTTLVHVIELKT, from the coding sequence GTTCTGGAAATACGAAGACTCTTACAAGATTTAACGTTCCAGGAAGCAAGGAGAGTTCTAGAACACAGTTCCATCGTGGTCGAACCGGTACTCAACATCGCTGTTCATTTCAAACACGAGAATGTAGTCCGTGATCTTGTGGAATACTTCGGGGTCACTGTCGACGCGAAGTCGGATGAGGAGTCGTCACCTTTGATGCAGAGTGTTCTTGGTGGCAATGTGGGCATTCTTCGAATCATAAGCAAGAAGCTGAAATATCCCGACCGAGGGTATCCCATACATCGGGTGTGTGGAGGAGAAACACCGAATGGCCTACAGGTCCTGAAGATTCTTATACACATTGGAGCCAACATCAATCTGAAGAACCACAAAGGTCTTACTCCTTTGATGATTGTTTGTCAGAAGAGAAATTCACAGACACAGGACATGGTCAAGATTCTCTTGCAGGGTGGGGCAATGGTAAACATTTCATCGCCTGATGGCAACACCGCTCTTCATTTTGCTATTCAACAAACGGATGAAATGTTGAAGGAGTTGGCTTGGGACAGACTGAATGTGTTGAAGTGGTTGGTGAAAGCGGGAGCAAAGCTGAAGCCGAATAACCTTGGTCTCACACCCCTTCACCTTGCTTGCATCAAAGGCAATGCTGAAACCCTAACGTTCCTTTCAAATAGCTTTTCTGTAGATGAAGCCGAGTTGGCTGACTACCATGAACTATTAGCATCTTCTCTGTACTTCAATAAAATCAAACGTGATGGGAAATTCTCTATCATATGCAAACTAAACGAGACCCATTACAAGGCCTTTAAGCACTTGGAGATTGGCATGAAATTGCGAACGTCACACGAGACGCCATTGTGGAAGTTCACCAACCAGATACGAGAGGAGGGGCTTCTCTACCACGTCGAGACACAGACCTTTGAAGAATTACATGCTCTTAAGAATCACGGGGAAGGTCTTCTTGTGGAGTTGATTCTGGCCAGACAAAGGGTTCTTCCCTCAAAGGCATATGAGGATCACCTGATGCCCTTGATCATTGAGTATTACTTATACTTGAAGAACAAACATCACTACAGTCAAGCAATATCGCTATTGACGCACAAGATGCGCCTGCAGCTTCAGTTAacacaaagaaagtttgagcaCACCATTATCTTTCTTCTAGGATTGTTCCGATCTTATAGACATAGTTCACAATGGGCCCGGAAAGATGATCAGAAAATTGCAGAGGCAGTCATAACTTTCATTGAGGAATGTTATGAAAGCGAGCCATCAGAGAAACGATTTCTTTTGCGTTGGTTGTATCTCACACAAATGCACCTGCTATATCTATGCCTCTGTAACCCGTCCATTGGATCTTCAGATATAGAAAATATTCGTGGATTAACCAAGAGGTTTCTATCTGTCACAAGAGCCATCAAAAAGTCAGTACTAGCCACCTATGATCACTGTGAGGATGCATACCTGTTTGGATCGTGTACAAGCGAACCCTTTCGAGCAGTGGTAGGAGACAATTCCCTTCATGTTGCTTGCAGACACATCCCAAAAGATGAATCCAACTCAAATGACGACAGGAACTGTACTTGCAGCTTTGACCACCCAACACGTCTTTCGGCACTCCTTGAAATACTACATTCATGCGGTGAGGATATCAATGCCATAAACTCTGAAGGCAAAACACCATTGAAGGTACTCTTGGATAGGCACTCGACAGCCATGACGGTAGAATGTCGGCTGGCAGTTCAGACGCTTCTGATTGAGGGCGCCGATCCTGACGTGAAAGACAAGCTAGAACAGACCGCTCTCAATTCTATTCTCGCTGGCTACCTGTCTCCAAGCTGTGACATCACTTGCCACATTGAACTGAAAACTGTCCTGATACTGCTTCTCAAGAGTGGTGCAGATCCTAACGCTCAGGATAAAAGAGGGTATACCCTTCTTCACCACTTAATGGAGATCTACAACCAAGGAATAGGACAGAGTATCCAGAGTAGCCATCAGACAGCCGGCGATAACAACGGATTCCCTTTTCAAGAATTTGTAGAGATTCTCCAAAGCTTCGGAGGTTCGGCGGATCTCTTTACTCAGAATGGCAGATCTGCCCTTGACATGTGCAAAGATGAAGCCGTAGAAAACCAGATGAGATCAAAACTTCTTGACGCCAAGAGAAATTGGATGACTCTAGCACGAATTGCCGGTAGAACGATTCGGTTGCAGAAGGTTCCCTATCGCCAGGTAGCTCCAACAACCCTCGTTCACGTCATAGAATTGAAGACATGA